The nucleotide window GAGTCGAATGCTCTCGATGCCTTTCAGCAGGAAGTGATCGACACCATGGAAAAGCTCTGCCAAGACTGAACGGCAGAGCCACGCTGTCGGTTCGGGTCAGCCGAAGAAGAAGGCAATCTCCTTGGCCTTCAGACCCTCCCAGCCCGCTTCGAGCAAGCGCTTGTTGAGCGTGTCCTGGTCGAAGTGCTTGGCACCTGTCCGGACGACGCGATTGCGCATGGACTTCCGAACACCGCTGCGCTTGCGTTGACCTTCGAGGGTCATGACCTCGCGGTAGAGCGAGAGCATTGCATCAGGCAGAGGGGATCCATCGAGATCAACCCCTGCATCTATGGCCTTGTCGATGGCGTCAGGCCCGCTGAGATCCATGGTCTGAAGGAAAAGGGCCGCTGCAGTCTGCAGCAACCCGCAGCCTCAGGCGCTGAAATACCTGGCAACACTATGGAGCGCCACGAGAGCCGTGGTGCTCTGCTCGGGATGGAGTTGATCGCTCTCGTCCATGCTCAGGCCGATTCGTTCAGCACCAAGCC belongs to Synechococcus sp. WH 7805 and includes:
- a CDS encoding DUF4090 family protein — translated: MDLSGPDAIDKAIDAGVDLDGSPLPDAMLSLYREVMTLEGQRKRSGVRKSMRNRVVRTGAKHFDQDTLNKRLLEAGWEGLKAKEIAFFFG